A stretch of Gambusia affinis linkage group LG10, SWU_Gaff_1.0, whole genome shotgun sequence DNA encodes these proteins:
- the rorca gene encoding RAR-related orphan receptor C a isoform X1 has protein sequence MRAQIEVIPCKICGDKSSGIHYGVITCEGCKGFFRRSQQNNAMYSCSRQRNCLIDRTNRNRCQHCRLQKCLALGMSRDAVKFGRMSKKQRDSLYAEVQKHQQSQECSGVCSREENGDPAEHGHTYRRGSSATLSDLDDITTLPEGLLFDLPLTPEDAGGDYCSLEMLGGSAGSSSSSQSSPEQTSVDFVDGNHSIKHEYQLLHDSGLFSHAILNPLPEGCSLLEIEHIIQSVVKSHVETSQYSTEELKRMAWNIYNPEETRSFQTKSAEVMWQQCTVHVTNAIQYVVEFAKRISGFMDLCQNDQIILLKAGCMDVLLIRMCRAYNPINNTLLFDGKFASAQLFKALGCDDLVNAVFDLAKTMSRIQMSEEEMALFSAAVLLSPDRPWLTDVQKIHKLQEKVYVGLQSCLQKEGASEEKLAKMVSKLPMMRSICNLHIDKLEFFRLVHPETAYAFPPLYREVFGSEMTFPDSTEG, from the exons CTCAAATAGAAGTCATTCCCTGTAAAATCTGTGGGGATAAATCATCAGGAATCCACTATGGTGTTATCACCTGTGAAGGCTGCAAG GGTTTCTTTCGACGCAGCCAGCAAAACAATGCTATGTACTCCTGCTCAAGACAAAGGAACTGCTTGATTGACCGGACCAACCGTAACCGTTGTCAACACTGCAGGCTGCAGAAGTGTCTCGCTCTTGGCATGAGCCGTGACG CAGTGAAGTTTGGTCGCATGTCCAAAAAGCAGCGTGACAGCCTGTACGCAGAGGTCCAGAAGCACCAGCAGTCACAGGAGTGCTCTGGAGTCTGTTCCCGGGAGGAGAATGGAGACCCAGCAGAGCACGGCCACACCTACAGAAGAGGCTCCAGCGCCACGCTCAGCGACCTGGATGACATCACAACCTTGCCGGAGGGCCTGCTTTTTGACCTGCCCCTCACCCCAGAGGATGCAGGTGGAGATTACTGCAGCCTGGAAATGCTGGGAGGAAGCGCAGGGAGCAGCTCGTCCTCTCAGAGCTCTCCAGAGCAGACCAGCGTGGACTTTGTTGACGGCAACCACAGCATCAAACACGAGTACCAGCTGTTGCATGATTCTGGACTCTTCTCTCATGCCATCCTCAACCCTCTGCCAGAGGGCTGCTCCCTGCTGGAAATAG AGCATATAATCCAGAGTGTAGTGAAGTCCCATGTTGAGACAAGCCAGTACAGCACAGAGGAGCTGAAGAGGATGGCATGGAACATCTATAATCCAGAAGAGACTCGTTCGTTCCAGACCAAA TCAGCTGAAGTGATGTGGCAACAGTGCACGGTTCACGTCACCAACGCAATTCAGTATGTGGTGGAGTTTGCCAAGCGCATCTCTGGCTTCATGGACCTCTGTCAGAATGATCAGATTATTCTACTTAAAGCAG GGTGCATGGATGTCCTTCTGATTCGTATGTGCCGAGCCTACAACCCCATCAATAATACACTGCTTTTTGATGGAAAGTTTGCGAGTGCTCAGCTTTTTAAAGCTCTTG GCTGCGATGACCTTGTGAATGCTGTGTTTGACTTAGCAAAAACTATGAGTCGTATACAGATGTCAGAGGAAGAGATGGCTCTGTTCAGTGCTGCGGTCCTTCTGTCTCCAG aCCGACCTTGGCTGACAGATGTTCAGAAGATCCATAAACTGCAGGAGAAAGTTTATGTGGGTCTGCAGAGCTGTCTGCAAAAAGAGGGGGCATCAGAGGAGAAGCTAGCAAAG ATGGTGTCTAAGCTTCCCATGATGAGGTCCATTTGCAACCTCCACATAGATAAGCTGGAGTTTTTCCGTCTAGTTCACCCTGAGACGGCATACGCCTTCCCTCCTTTGTACAGGGAGGTTTTTGGGAGCGAAATGACCTTCCCGGACTCTACCGAGGGCTAG
- the rorca gene encoding RAR-related orphan receptor C a isoform X2 — MYSCSRQRNCLIDRTNRNRCQHCRLQKCLALGMSRDAVKFGRMSKKQRDSLYAEVQKHQQSQECSGVCSREENGDPAEHGHTYRRGSSATLSDLDDITTLPEGLLFDLPLTPEDAGGDYCSLEMLGGSAGSSSSSQSSPEQTSVDFVDGNHSIKHEYQLLHDSGLFSHAILNPLPEGCSLLEIEHIIQSVVKSHVETSQYSTEELKRMAWNIYNPEETRSFQTKSAEVMWQQCTVHVTNAIQYVVEFAKRISGFMDLCQNDQIILLKAGCMDVLLIRMCRAYNPINNTLLFDGKFASAQLFKALGCDDLVNAVFDLAKTMSRIQMSEEEMALFSAAVLLSPDRPWLTDVQKIHKLQEKVYVGLQSCLQKEGASEEKLAKMVSKLPMMRSICNLHIDKLEFFRLVHPETAYAFPPLYREVFGSEMTFPDSTEG; from the exons ATGTACTCCTGCTCAAGACAAAGGAACTGCTTGATTGACCGGACCAACCGTAACCGTTGTCAACACTGCAGGCTGCAGAAGTGTCTCGCTCTTGGCATGAGCCGTGACG CAGTGAAGTTTGGTCGCATGTCCAAAAAGCAGCGTGACAGCCTGTACGCAGAGGTCCAGAAGCACCAGCAGTCACAGGAGTGCTCTGGAGTCTGTTCCCGGGAGGAGAATGGAGACCCAGCAGAGCACGGCCACACCTACAGAAGAGGCTCCAGCGCCACGCTCAGCGACCTGGATGACATCACAACCTTGCCGGAGGGCCTGCTTTTTGACCTGCCCCTCACCCCAGAGGATGCAGGTGGAGATTACTGCAGCCTGGAAATGCTGGGAGGAAGCGCAGGGAGCAGCTCGTCCTCTCAGAGCTCTCCAGAGCAGACCAGCGTGGACTTTGTTGACGGCAACCACAGCATCAAACACGAGTACCAGCTGTTGCATGATTCTGGACTCTTCTCTCATGCCATCCTCAACCCTCTGCCAGAGGGCTGCTCCCTGCTGGAAATAG AGCATATAATCCAGAGTGTAGTGAAGTCCCATGTTGAGACAAGCCAGTACAGCACAGAGGAGCTGAAGAGGATGGCATGGAACATCTATAATCCAGAAGAGACTCGTTCGTTCCAGACCAAA TCAGCTGAAGTGATGTGGCAACAGTGCACGGTTCACGTCACCAACGCAATTCAGTATGTGGTGGAGTTTGCCAAGCGCATCTCTGGCTTCATGGACCTCTGTCAGAATGATCAGATTATTCTACTTAAAGCAG GGTGCATGGATGTCCTTCTGATTCGTATGTGCCGAGCCTACAACCCCATCAATAATACACTGCTTTTTGATGGAAAGTTTGCGAGTGCTCAGCTTTTTAAAGCTCTTG GCTGCGATGACCTTGTGAATGCTGTGTTTGACTTAGCAAAAACTATGAGTCGTATACAGATGTCAGAGGAAGAGATGGCTCTGTTCAGTGCTGCGGTCCTTCTGTCTCCAG aCCGACCTTGGCTGACAGATGTTCAGAAGATCCATAAACTGCAGGAGAAAGTTTATGTGGGTCTGCAGAGCTGTCTGCAAAAAGAGGGGGCATCAGAGGAGAAGCTAGCAAAG ATGGTGTCTAAGCTTCCCATGATGAGGTCCATTTGCAACCTCCACATAGATAAGCTGGAGTTTTTCCGTCTAGTTCACCCTGAGACGGCATACGCCTTCCCTCCTTTGTACAGGGAGGTTTTTGGGAGCGAAATGACCTTCCCGGACTCTACCGAGGGCTAG